From Musa acuminata AAA Group cultivar baxijiao chromosome BXJ3-8, Cavendish_Baxijiao_AAA, whole genome shotgun sequence, one genomic window encodes:
- the LOC135643985 gene encoding signal recognition particle subunit SRP54 2 encodes MVLAQLGGSIARALQQMSNATIIDEKVLSECLNEISRALLQSDVQFKLVRDMQANIKRIVNLDDLAAGHNKRRIIQQAVFNELCKMLDPGKPSFTPKKGKTSVVMFVGLQGSGKTTTCTKYAYYHQKKGWKPALVCADTFRAGAFDQLKQNATKTKIPYYGSYMESDPVKIAVEGVETFKKENRDLIIVDTSGRHKQEAALFEEMRQVSEATKPDLIIFVMDSSIGQAAFDQAQAFKQSVAVGAVIITKMDGHAKGGGALSAVAATKSPVIFIGTGEHMEEFEVFDVKPFVSRLLGMGDWSGFMDKIHEVVPTDQQPELLQKLSEGSFTLRLMYEQFQNILKMGPIGQVFSMLPGFSAELMPKGHEKESQAKIKRYMTMMDSMTNAELDSTNPKLMNESRIMRIARGSGRSVRDVTEMLEEYKRLAKIWSKMKGLKIPKKGEMSALSRNMNAQQMSKVLPPQMLKQIGGMGGLQSLMKQMGSKDMGGMGGMFGRGDK; translated from the exons ATGGTGCTCGCACAGCTCGGCGGGAGCATCGCCCGGGCGTTGCAGCAGATGAGCAACGCCACCATTATCGATGAGAAGGTGCTCAGCGAATGCCTGAACGAGATCTCGCGCGCGCTGCTGCAGTCCGACGTCCAGTTCAAGCTGGTCCGGGACATGCAGGCCAACATCAAGCGCATCGTCAATCTTGACGACCTCGCCGCCGGCCACAACAAGCGCCGCATCATTCAACAG GCTGTATTCAATGAACTCTGCAAAATGTTGGATCCTGGAAAACCTTCTTTTACCCCCAAGAAGGGGAAGACCAGTGTGGTAATGTTCGTAGGTCTACAAG GTTCTGGAAAAACCACAACTTGCACCAAATATGCATATTATCATCAAAAGAAGGGATGGAAGCCTGCCTTAGTTTGTGCTGATACATTTAGAGCTGGTGCTTTTGATCAGTTAAAGCAAAATGCAACAAAAACCAAAATTCCTTATTATGGAAG TTACATGGAATCAGATCCTGTAAAAATAGCTGTTGAAGGCGTTGAAACGTTTAAGAAAGAAAACCGTGATTTGATTATTGTGGACACAAGTGGGCGACACAAACAGGAAGCTGCTCTGTTTGAAGAAATGCGTCAAGTCTCAGAAGCAACG AAACCCGATCTTATAATATTTGTCATGGACAGCAGTATTGGTCAAGCAGCATTTGACCAAGCACAAGCCTTCAAACAAAGTGTAGCAGTTGGAGCTGTGATTATCACAAAAATGGATGGTCATGCAAAAGGAGGTGGCGCGCTTAGTGC AGTTGCAGCCACTAAAAGCCCAGTCATATTTATTGGAACGGGGGAgcacatggaggagtttgaagtgtTCGATGTAAAACCATTTGTAAGCCGTCTTTTAG GAATGGGTGACTGGTCTGGTTTCATGGATAAAATTCATGAAGTTGTACCCACCGATCAACAACCTGAGCTTTTACAGAAGCTTTCTGAAGGAAGTTTTACTTTGCGACTGATGTATGAACAGTTTCAAAACATTCTCAAAATGGGTCCTATAGGCCAG GTGTTCTCTATGCTACCTGGATTTAGTGCAGAATTGATGCCTAAAGGTCATGAAAAGGAAAGTCAAGCAAAAATCAAGCGTTATATGACGATGATGGATTCCATGACGAATGCAG AGCTGGACAGTACAAATCCTAAATTGATGAATGAGTCCCGTATAATGCGGATTGCGAGGGGTTCAGGCAGGTCAGTCAGGGACGTCACAGAAATGCTGGAGGAATACAAGCGTCTAGCGAAGATTTGGAGCAAGATGAAGGGGCTCAAGATCCCCAAGAAAGGTGAAATGAGTGCGCTGTCTCGGAATATGAATGCGCAGCAGATGAGCAAGGTCCTACCTCCTCAAATGCTGAAGCAGATTGGCGGCATGGGTGGTCTACAGAGCTTGATGAAGCAAATGGGATCCAAAGATATGGGTGGAATGGGAGGGATGTTCGGCCGAGGGGACAAGTAG